A section of the Marinoscillum sp. 108 genome encodes:
- a CDS encoding YeiH family protein has product MKWTEDLVAIATGVLILGFALVVFVMAPYGNASEQTITGSVEIEQTTLTSHLHLMTAKLQKWEYNPLDTFAGKNYCWGLLSLLLVFASVLGGGAVMMGTPLKKFLGGFALVFLVGLVAYVLQSQVSFKSIGLGYALWAIVLGIFISNTFGIPDWLRPALKHELFIKTGLVLLGAEVLFGKIMAIGLPGIFVAWVVTPIVLVTTFWFGQRILKMSSKTLNITISADMSVCGVSAAIATAAACNAKKEELTTAIGLSMVFTSVMMVALPAFIKAVGMPEVLGGAWLGGTIDATGAVVAAGAFLGDRAMNVAATIKMIQNILIGVIAFAVAVYWTTKVDRVQGKKVPASEIWVRFPKFILGFIGASIFFSLLQATLSPELSEALIEKQLFGFTKEIRGWLFCLAFVSIGLSTNFKELRSQFSGGKPLILYVCGQLLNLGLTLLMAWLMFYKVFPEITSAI; this is encoded by the coding sequence ATGAAATGGACAGAAGATTTGGTGGCTATTGCCACGGGCGTATTAATTCTTGGGTTTGCCCTGGTGGTATTTGTGATGGCTCCATATGGAAATGCCAGCGAACAGACCATCACCGGGTCTGTGGAGATAGAGCAGACTACATTGACAAGTCATCTTCATCTCATGACCGCCAAGCTGCAGAAGTGGGAGTATAACCCACTCGATACCTTTGCCGGAAAAAACTACTGTTGGGGGTTGTTGAGCCTGCTGCTGGTCTTCGCGTCTGTTCTGGGAGGCGGAGCGGTCATGATGGGCACGCCCCTCAAAAAGTTTTTGGGTGGTTTTGCGCTGGTCTTTTTGGTGGGACTGGTGGCATATGTACTGCAGTCTCAGGTCAGTTTCAAGTCAATCGGTCTGGGTTATGCCCTTTGGGCGATCGTTCTGGGGATCTTTATCAGCAATACCTTTGGAATACCTGACTGGCTGAGACCCGCTCTAAAGCATGAGCTGTTTATCAAAACCGGTCTGGTCCTGCTGGGAGCAGAGGTGCTTTTTGGTAAGATCATGGCCATTGGGCTTCCTGGTATTTTCGTGGCCTGGGTGGTCACCCCCATTGTGCTGGTCACCACTTTTTGGTTTGGCCAGCGGATTCTGAAGATGTCTTCCAAAACCCTGAACATCACCATCAGTGCTGATATGTCTGTTTGTGGCGTGTCTGCGGCCATTGCCACTGCTGCCGCTTGCAATGCCAAAAAAGAGGAGCTTACAACGGCCATCGGGCTGTCCATGGTTTTCACCTCTGTGATGATGGTGGCTTTGCCCGCCTTTATCAAAGCAGTGGGGATGCCAGAGGTCCTGGGCGGTGCCTGGCTGGGTGGCACCATAGATGCTACTGGCGCAGTGGTAGCTGCGGGGGCTTTCTTGGGGGATAGAGCGATGAATGTAGCTGCTACCATCAAGATGATTCAAAACATCCTCATCGGGGTGATTGCCTTTGCGGTGGCCGTTTACTGGACCACCAAAGTGGATCGTGTGCAGGGTAAAAAAGTACCCGCATCTGAGATATGGGTCCGCTTTCCTAAGTTTATTCTGGGATTTATCGGAGCCTCCATTTTTTTCTCCCTTCTGCAGGCGACCCTGAGCCCCGAGTTATCAGAGGCCCTGATCGAAAAGCAGTTGTTTGGGTTTACCAAAGAGATCCGTGGGTGGCTGTTTTGCCTGGCTTTTGTAAGCATTGGGCTCTCTACCAACTTCAAAGAGCTCCGAAGCCAGTTTTCTGGCGGTAAGCCTCTGATCCTCTACGTCTGTGGTCAATTACTCAATTTGGGGCTCACCTTGCTCATGGCATGGCTGATGTTCTACAAAGTATTCCCTGAAATTACCTCGGCGATATGA
- a CDS encoding glycoside hydrolase family 9 protein — protein sequence MKKILVPLLLLYFLESLAQTAPGNIRLNQVGFLPEAQKIAVVVGSSQSAFEVIKNSNSAVVFSGTLSASKYWSKSEEDVKIANFSDFKTRGTYRLKLGNGDLSHPFKIADDVLLDVTSATIKAYYYNRASMELTEEFAGVYNRPLGHPDNAVVVLPSAASDERPAGTVISTPKGWYDAGDYNKYIVNSGISTFTLLAAYENYPEFYDTLDLNIPESGNALPDLLDEALWNIEWMSTMQDPNDGGVYNKTTTANFQGVVMPHKATATRYVVAKGTAAALDFAAVMAMAYRIYKPYLPDFADECLAKAELAWTWAKTNPNVSYNNPGAQDGYPAVHTGGYGDGNFSDEFFWAAAELYISTKDDSYFSTLNFSQYFGIPGWPNVQTLGILSLITHRKSLTAAADTTAIKNILINMTDDIKDYQKNTSPYLIPNNDFYWGSNSIPGNQGMLLMYAYELTNDVDYLNAAIGAVDYLLGRNATKYCFVTGFGTVSPIDIHHRQSGADNVASPVPGFLAGGPNPQNVNDDCGASKYPSLVAAQCYVDDFCSYSTNEITINWNAPLVYTAGAIHAVYDRDFKTPNTDPVEEPLSLSPSFKVEIYPNPADDFLIVQTDEHTFGEMDIRIFSINGKEVISTTQSRIDVSALTQGVYVVRCKTRQQTISRQILIR from the coding sequence ATGAAAAAGATCTTAGTCCCACTCCTACTACTTTATTTCCTGGAAAGCCTTGCCCAAACTGCTCCCGGTAACATACGCCTCAATCAGGTAGGGTTCCTGCCGGAAGCTCAGAAAATCGCGGTGGTTGTTGGCTCCAGCCAATCGGCCTTTGAAGTCATCAAAAACAGTAACTCGGCAGTGGTTTTTTCCGGTACGCTGTCCGCATCCAAATATTGGAGTAAATCCGAAGAAGATGTGAAAATCGCTAACTTTTCAGACTTCAAAACCAGAGGAACTTATAGACTAAAGCTTGGAAATGGGGACCTCTCCCATCCTTTTAAAATAGCCGATGATGTACTCCTGGATGTAACGAGCGCCACCATCAAGGCCTATTACTATAACCGCGCTTCCATGGAGCTCACCGAGGAGTTTGCCGGTGTCTACAATCGCCCATTGGGCCACCCGGACAATGCGGTAGTAGTTCTGCCTTCGGCAGCTTCCGATGAGCGTCCCGCAGGCACCGTCATTTCCACACCGAAAGGCTGGTATGATGCCGGTGACTACAACAAATACATTGTAAACTCAGGCATCAGCACCTTTACCCTACTCGCCGCTTATGAAAACTATCCTGAATTCTACGACACCCTTGACCTGAACATCCCCGAAAGCGGCAATGCACTGCCCGACCTCCTCGATGAGGCCCTTTGGAACATTGAGTGGATGAGTACCATGCAAGACCCAAATGACGGTGGAGTGTATAACAAGACCACTACTGCCAACTTTCAGGGAGTGGTCATGCCGCACAAGGCTACCGCCACGCGGTATGTGGTGGCCAAGGGCACAGCAGCTGCACTCGACTTTGCCGCTGTAATGGCCATGGCTTACAGAATTTACAAACCCTACCTGCCCGACTTTGCTGACGAATGTCTGGCCAAGGCTGAATTAGCCTGGACTTGGGCCAAGACCAACCCTAATGTATCGTATAACAACCCTGGAGCACAAGATGGCTATCCAGCGGTTCATACCGGTGGTTACGGAGATGGCAACTTCAGCGATGAGTTTTTCTGGGCTGCCGCCGAACTCTACATCAGCACCAAAGATGACAGCTACTTTTCCACCCTCAACTTTTCTCAATACTTTGGAATACCAGGCTGGCCCAATGTGCAAACCCTGGGTATCCTGTCGCTCATCACCCATAGAAAATCCCTAACGGCAGCTGCAGATACCACGGCCATTAAAAACATCCTGATCAATATGACGGATGACATCAAGGATTACCAGAAAAACACTTCCCCTTACCTCATTCCAAACAATGACTTCTACTGGGGAAGTAATAGTATCCCCGGCAATCAGGGGATGCTGCTGATGTATGCCTATGAGCTGACGAATGACGTGGACTACCTGAATGCTGCCATAGGAGCCGTGGATTATCTCCTGGGGCGAAATGCCACCAAATATTGCTTCGTGACAGGTTTTGGGACTGTCTCTCCAATAGACATTCACCACAGGCAGTCTGGCGCTGACAATGTGGCCTCACCGGTGCCAGGATTTCTGGCGGGTGGCCCAAACCCACAGAATGTAAATGACGACTGTGGTGCCAGCAAGTACCCCAGCCTCGTTGCCGCCCAATGCTACGTAGATGATTTTTGCAGCTACTCCACCAATGAAATCACGATCAACTGGAATGCGCCGCTGGTGTACACCGCAGGAGCCATTCATGCAGTCTATGATCGGGATTTCAAAACACCCAATACCGATCCGGTAGAGGAGCCTTTGTCGCTTTCTCCTTCATTCAAAGTTGAAATATACCCCAACCCGGCAGATGATTTTCTTATTGTACAAACCGATGAACACACCTTTGGGGAAATGGACATTCGCATTTTTTCCATCAACGGAAAAGAGGTCATCTCCACTACCCAATCGAGGATTGATGTTTCGGCATTGACACAGGGAGTGTATGTAGTCAGATGTAAAACCCGACAGCAGACCATCAGCCGTCAGATTCTGATCAGATAA
- a CDS encoding carboxymuconolactone decarboxylase family protein, producing MERITAKELPKGWFDTMLNTEGYLKKAGIDQMIYHLVKFRASAINGCGYCMDMHAKEAAKDGETAQRLYLSQVWREATCFTPAEAAALHLTEALTAIGHSDLESAYTHASEHFSKVEIANLVLLICQINSWNRIAITFGYEPGSYKG from the coding sequence ATGGAAAGAATAACGGCAAAAGAACTCCCAAAAGGCTGGTTTGATACCATGCTGAATACTGAGGGCTATTTGAAGAAAGCAGGCATTGATCAAATGATCTACCACCTGGTGAAGTTTCGGGCTTCGGCCATCAATGGGTGTGGGTATTGTATGGACATGCACGCCAAAGAGGCGGCCAAAGATGGTGAGACCGCTCAACGGCTATATCTCTCGCAGGTGTGGCGCGAAGCTACCTGCTTTACTCCTGCCGAAGCTGCTGCGCTGCATCTCACAGAGGCATTGACCGCAATAGGTCATTCGGATTTGGAAAGTGCATATACCCATGCATCGGAGCATTTTAGCAAAGTGGAAATCGCTAATCTTGTCTTGCTGATTTGCCAGATCAATTCATGGAATCGCATCGCCATTACCTTTGGATATGAGCCGGGTTCTTACAAGGGCTAA
- a CDS encoding sigma factor-like helix-turn-helix DNA-binding protein gives MHANENPQGTLEMSELQYPENEIERFRSTLLPYAYNIIGTMEPARDVVEEVLVPFVLKKHPEVQNPTGYLVKSVINRSISHKNLLRSRLEHYPDHWLPEPVITEEGIYQGVDKERILSYSLLVLMEKLSPQERAVFILKNAFEFSHKDIGEVLGVEEEHSRQLYKRSKDKIHLKRGKKKALSSQDSDLLNELIGAMRSADLPRIKHLLKNKVESRSDGGPNNSAVRKVLRGKDHVSKLLRAIGTKYYLENTQVEVISVNHQPAIAYLQNDEVYRVMILEVEADKVTGVFVVINPEKLMDFRINL, from the coding sequence ATGCATGCTAACGAAAACCCACAGGGTACACTTGAGATGAGCGAACTTCAATATCCGGAAAATGAGATTGAGCGATTCAGATCTACGCTGCTGCCCTATGCTTATAACATCATAGGGACAATGGAACCCGCACGGGACGTAGTGGAGGAGGTGCTGGTGCCTTTTGTCCTCAAAAAACACCCGGAGGTTCAAAATCCCACCGGGTATTTGGTAAAATCTGTGATCAACCGGTCGATCAGCCATAAAAATCTTCTGAGAAGCAGGCTGGAGCACTATCCTGATCATTGGCTGCCAGAGCCTGTGATTACCGAGGAGGGTATCTATCAGGGTGTGGACAAGGAGCGGATTCTGAGTTATTCCCTGCTGGTGCTTATGGAGAAACTGAGCCCGCAAGAGCGGGCGGTTTTTATCCTGAAAAATGCCTTTGAATTCTCACACAAAGACATAGGCGAGGTACTCGGGGTTGAAGAAGAGCATTCGCGACAGCTTTACAAAAGGTCAAAAGATAAGATTCACCTGAAAAGAGGAAAGAAAAAGGCTCTTTCGAGCCAAGACAGTGACTTGCTGAATGAGTTGATAGGAGCGATGCGATCTGCTGATTTGCCCAGGATCAAGCACTTGCTCAAAAATAAAGTGGAAAGCCGCTCAGATGGCGGACCAAATAACTCAGCGGTGCGTAAGGTACTCCGAGGGAAGGACCATGTGTCCAAATTGCTACGGGCCATAGGTACCAAATACTATTTGGAAAACACCCAAGTGGAAGTGATCTCTGTTAATCATCAGCCGGCTATTGCCTACTTGCAAAATGATGAAGTGTATCGGGTGATGATCCTGGAGGTGGAAGCGGACAAAGTCACCGGAGTTTTTGTGGTGATCAATCCGGAAAAGCTGATGGACTTTCGAATCAATCTATAA
- the ruvB gene encoding Holliday junction branch migration DNA helicase RuvB gives MREDYLRGDDEQMDSGEKEFEKALRPLSFDDFAGQDKVVENLKIFVKAAKLRSEPLDHVLLHGPPGLGKTTLSHIIANELGAGIKVTSGPVLDKASELAGLLTNLEAHDVLFIDEIHRLNPVVEEYLYSAMEDYRIDILLDSGPNARSVQISLEPFTLIGATTRSGLLTSPLRARFGINSRLEYYDAKLLTSIVGRSADILETPIDQEAAYEIARRSRGTPRISNNLLRRTRDFAQIKGDGAITLDIAKMALKALDVDDHGLDEMDNRILATIIEKFKGGPVGLSTIATACGEEAETIEEVYEPFLIMEGYIKRTSRGRQATERAYQHLGHIPPQEMGRLF, from the coding sequence ATGAGAGAAGACTACCTGAGAGGTGATGATGAGCAGATGGATTCTGGAGAAAAAGAGTTTGAAAAAGCCCTGCGCCCTCTTTCGTTTGATGATTTTGCCGGACAGGATAAAGTGGTTGAAAACCTGAAGATTTTCGTGAAGGCTGCAAAGCTCCGCTCTGAGCCGCTCGACCATGTACTGCTACATGGCCCTCCCGGACTGGGGAAGACCACCCTCTCTCACATCATTGCCAATGAACTGGGCGCTGGCATCAAAGTGACTTCCGGCCCGGTACTGGACAAGGCCAGCGAGCTGGCTGGTTTGCTTACCAACCTGGAAGCTCACGATGTACTCTTCATAGATGAAATCCACAGACTCAATCCGGTAGTGGAAGAATACCTCTACTCGGCTATGGAGGATTACCGCATCGATATCCTGCTGGACAGTGGACCCAATGCCCGATCGGTACAAATCAGTCTGGAGCCGTTTACACTCATCGGGGCTACTACCCGTTCGGGCTTGCTCACTTCGCCACTGCGTGCACGCTTTGGCATAAACTCCCGACTGGAATATTATGATGCCAAATTGCTCACTTCCATAGTGGGTCGATCAGCAGATATTCTGGAGACGCCCATCGATCAGGAAGCCGCCTACGAAATAGCCCGTAGAAGCAGAGGAACCCCTCGTATCAGTAACAACCTCCTCCGCCGAACCCGGGACTTTGCCCAAATCAAAGGAGATGGTGCCATTACTCTGGACATTGCTAAAATGGCCCTGAAAGCACTGGATGTGGATGACCATGGACTTGATGAAATGGACAACAGGATTTTGGCTACCATCATCGAAAAGTTCAAAGGTGGGCCTGTGGGACTTTCTACCATTGCCACAGCTTGTGGTGAAGAGGCTGAAACCATAGAAGAAGTCTATGAACCTTTCCTGATCATGGAAGGCTACATCAAGCGAACTTCAAGAGGTAGACAAGCCACAGAACGCGCCTATCAGCACCTTGGTCACATCCCTCCGCAAGAGATGGGAAGACTCTTCTAA